The Neospora caninum Liverpool complete genome, chromosome X genome includes a region encoding these proteins:
- a CDS encoding putative BT1 transmembrane domain-containing protein: MGSLSDAVPLGGYRKKYYMILATAAGVLGVCLLAFVSDSFSTEHVWLSSVSVFLICFQLATCELMCAGMYSELMSSNAAVKSDFVIFAFFNYTVGNLFGRGISGFITDATNAQTVYRVALPFAAQVLIPLTLNFIPEKRGSFRVATEKLLENRNMFLMALMVATVSVGLAVVSLTSMEWLAFCYGIFAFVFLSVLLFHTLTPQMARCNLYLFCWAAGNISISGALDYFFTASPVCLPDGPHFDYKYYSTYTALLGTVATLVALWVFHNFLLDWTYVQMAWVTSVVKAVAALFDYIIVRRLNVRAGIPDSAIYFFGDAIVVNLIRTLHNVPGYILTSKLCPRGLEVTAYAILDGISYAGYNIAAQVGAFVISKANVATTEAEGCDFSNLGTLVIATQVAAPILLAPFAFLLLPRVPISAQFPAVVNRAPHDQEHQGALEPGGTVELVEDESHVLHQRVCNRATSDPLVEARGKSRTLPAFRHANSLPTEDTRQPDHSTKDTWDTSATEERNSPTPTTISLHGDG; encoded by the coding sequence ATGGGTTCTCTTAGCGATGCAGTTCCTCTCGGGGGATATCGAAAGAAATATTACATGATATTAGCAACGGCGGCAGGTGTGCTGGGAGTGTGTCTTCTTGCTTTTGTGTCGGACTCATTCAGCACGGAACACGTCTGGCTTTCtagcgtctctgtcttccttaTATGCTTTCAATTAGCCACTTGCGAATTAATGTGCGCTGGTATGTACAGCGAGCTCATGTCAAGTAATGCTGCAGTCAAATCCGATTTCGTcattttcgcctttttcaaCTATACAGTCGGCAACCTCTTCGGCCGTGGTATCTCCGGCTTTATCACTGATGCGACCAATGCCCAGACTGTCTATCGCGTGGCTCTGCCTTTTGCTGCACAGGTGCTGATTCCCCTTACACTCAACTTTATTCCAGAAAAACGTGGATCCTTCCGTGTGGCGACTGAAAAGCTACTAGAGAACCGAAACATGTTTCTCATGGCCCTCATGGTTGCCACTGTTTCTGTAGGTCTAGCAGTCGTGAGTTTGACTTCGATGGAGTGGTTGGCGTTTTGTTACGGTATTTTCGCGTTCGTATTCTTGTCGGTGCTTTTGTTCCACACGCTTACACCCCAAATGGCTAGGTGTAACCTGTACCTCTTTTGCTGGGCTGCTGGAAACATATCCATATCCGGGGCTCTGGATTACTTCTTCACTGCCTCTCCTGTATGTCTGCCAGATGGCCCCCACTTCGATTACAAATACTACTCGACGTACACCGCATTGCTTGGGACAGTCGCAACACTGGTAGCCTTGTGGGTTTTCCATAACTTTCTACTCGACTGGACCTATGTCCAGATGGCTTGGGTGACATCTGTTGTGAAGGCGGTGGCAGCTCTGTTTGACTATATTATCGTACGCCGGCTCAATGTGCGGGCAGGCATTCCAGATTCTGCCATCTACTTCTTTGGTGACGCGATTGTCGTCAACCTGATCCGTACTCTTCATAACGTGCCAGGGTATATTTTGACTTCAAAGCTCTGTCCTCGCGGTCTGGAGGTAACCGCTTATGCCATTCTAGATGGCATCAGCTACGCCGGATATAATATAGCAGCTCAAGTAGGGGCATTCGTAATAAGCAAAGCGAATGTGGCCACTACGGAGGCTGAAGGTTGCGACTTTTCCAACCTCGGGACGCTCGTCATTGCAACACAGGTGGCTGCCCCCATTCTCCTTGCGCCGTTTGCGttccttttgcttcctcgtgTCCCTATTTCAGCGCAGTTCCCTGCCGTCGTGAATAGAGCACCCCACGATCAAGAACATCAAGGCGCGCTCGAGCCAGGGGGTACGGTAGAACTGGTTGAGGATGAAAGCCACGTACTGCATCAACGTGTTTGCAATCGCGCTACCTCAGATCCTCTAGTGGAAGCTCGGGGCAAATCCAGGACATTGCCAGCATTCCGTCACGCGAACTCGTTGCCAACAGAGGATACCCGCCAACCGGACCATTCCACAAAAGACACTTGGGATACCTCCGCTACCGAGGAACGAAACTCGCCGACACCTACGACAATTTCTTTGCATGGAGATGGTTGA
- a CDS encoding putative 2Fe-2S iron-sulfur cluster binding domain containing protein produces the protein MKGRGQLHSFLVNSAPLADSHACPRALTAAIGHHRHAVAALRPSAGPLVQSSFSFLSRSRFHSSSSCSSKTTPRWLSVQPVNPRISSGTTGAAFLSFPPSGSSHVSSRIASLLSSSFSPLAAPSRSLVVSLPPSLAKIASLSAETQSSARAVASFPRRRFWFSARDTQEKQTNREQNATDSQREGAADGAGRAQEKDEMSADGAKEPRTQGAPVVTFTSADGQTKLRCAYRPGQTVLMVAFENDVGIEGACGGQCACSTCHVILSKADFAKFPEADDDEQDMLDLAVHTTDTSRLGCRLKLDEDHNGLELQLPVATVNQMYR, from the exons ATGAAAGGAAGGGGACAACTGCATTCCTTCCTTGTGAACAGTGCCCCACTAGCCGACAGCCATGCCTGCCCGAGAGCTCTCACGGCAGCGATCGGCCACCACCGCCATGCTGTCGCGGCTCTCCGCCCTTCTGCTGGCCCACTCGTGCagtcgtctttttcctttctctctcgttcgcgcTTCcattcttcgtcttcgtgcAGCTCAAAGACCACCCCACGCTGGCTTTCTGTACAGCCCGTAAACCCCAGGATTTCCTCAGGCACGACCGGTGctgcctttctgtcttttccgcCTTCGGGATCGTCTCACGTTTCCTCCAGGATTGCttccttgctctcttcctctttttctccgctcgctgccccgtctcgctctctcgttgtGTCCCTTCCTCCCTCACTAGCGAAaatcgcctctctctctgccgagACCCAGAGCAGCGCGCGCGCTGTCGCAAGCTTTCCGAGAAGGCGTTTCTGGTTTTCAGCCAGAGACACccaagaaaaacagacaaatCGCGAGCAAAACGCGACTGACtcccagagagaaggggcgGCGGATGGCGCTGGCCGAGcccaagagaaagacgagatgAGTGCCGACGGTGCCAAAGAACCACGTACGCAAGGAGCCCCAGTCGTGACGTTCACCAGCGCCGATGGGCAGACGAAGCTGCGGTGTGCGTACAGG CCAGGACAGACCGTGTTGATGGTTGCCTTCGAGAACGACGTGGGAATCGAGGGCGCATGCGGCGGccagtgtgcatgcagcacATGCCACGTCATTTTGAGT AAAGCGGACTTCGCCAAGTTCCCTGAAGCAGATGACGACGAACAGGACATGTTGGATTTGGCTGTACATACAACAGACAC GTCGCGCCTCGGATGTCGGTTGAAACTCGACGAAGACCATAATG GTCTAGAGCTCCAGCTCCCAGTGGCGACAGTCAACCAAATGTACCGCTAG
- a CDS encoding putative prenylcysteine oxidase, which translates to MLRFRPKTLLSFMVYLLHSPSFSTLELGTPVHAFNSSSFCRCLLKPYGRGLSPAPAKVAIIGGGITGAATAAFLRMLESDLANLRRPRHENGLLEPDDTATCRHLVVDIFESADRLGGRLDFAELEGAFVELGGADIHETNAWMVQFYDFLNAHLSEREQGETPYSGHASSNKAIPQFVKKLEPPDTSVRLLDGDDVVTVDFAAFKGRSDTVLFAAILQGAVDAWQRLYPLLGLRTCADFSGQNARVCADSSTVSGARCQRRHNLLPAFETATEMVREVNLSALLEQKLEDVLKTFQSPSLVNGIVDALVRGVYTQGTFVHALAGMVGLAGATGNLYAKRRPGRELVEFLTKLSVDHVFLNCQVKSIEERKTRREWQSLSGKTFSLKASETQCPVDTREYLQKQAYDFVVVATPLELSGLSFFRRNELGELANVDRPVPRTFQEIFVTFVAAEGILSTSPLNPTGGPTLTTSRESRRQSTGRTDLLLFASWCGHSLADEGKDGKPHNLICKLTTGRELTDADLSQLFRGVRRSLRRRWLAYPILQPIISPTEKATNDGKTANVEEPAEVSPTSFQLMENVFYPNAFEGVFSCIEGQAMAARNAAHLVLNAATLAYDAHSLLNSSL; encoded by the coding sequence ATGCTCCGGTTTCGTCCCAAAACGCTCCTGTCGTTTATGGTGTACCTTTTGCACTCTCCTTCATTCTCAACTCTAGAACTGGGTACCCCCGTCCATGCTTTCAATAGTTCCTCCTTCTGTCGATGCCTCCTAAAGCCCTACGGCCGCGGTCTGTCGCCTGCCCCCGCAAAGGTGGCAATCATTGGGGGAGGAATCACTGGAGCTGCAACTGCAGCATTTCTACGCATGTTGGAAAGCGACCTGGCGAACCTCCGCCGTCCGAGACATGAGAACGGATTGCTTGAGCCGGACGACACGGCGACTTGTCGACATCTGGTTGTCGACATTTTCGAATCGGCAGACCGTTTAGGAGGACGACTGGACTTTGCAGAGCTGGAGGGCGCTTTTGTGGAACTCGGGGGTGCAGATATCCATGAGACAAACGCATGGATGGTGCAGTTCTACGATTTCCTCAACGCACATCTTTCAGAACGGGAACAAGGCGAGACACCGTATAGTGGACACGCTTCTTCAAACAAAGCGATCCCTCAGTTTGTCAAGAAACTCGAACCTCCAGACACGtccgttcgtcttcttgACGGAGACGACGTAGTAACAGTCGACTTTGCCGCTTTCAAAGGGCGCAGCGACACTGTTCTGTTTGCGGCGATTCTGCAGGGTGCTGTCGACGCGTGGCAGCGTCTATACCCGCTCTTGGGACTGCGGACGTGTGCGGATTTTTCCGGCCAAAACGCTCGCGTCTGCGCTGACTCTTCGACCGTCTCCGGAGCTCGTTGCCAAAGAAGGCACAACCTCCTTCCCGCCTtcgagacggcgacagagaTGGTGCGTGAGGTGAACTTGTCGGCATTGCTCGAACAGAAACTGGAAGATGTCCTGAAGACATTCCAGTCACCCTCTCTTGTTAACGGCATCGTTGACGCCCTAGTCCGCGGAGTATACACGCAGGGAACCTTTGTGCATGCTCTGGCAGGAATGGTCGGGCTAGCGGGAGCGACTGGAAACCTCTACGCAAAAAGACGTCCAGGCCGCGAGTTGGTCGAGTTTCTCACGAAACTATCTGTAGACCACGTGTTCCTTAATTGTCAGGTGAAAAGCATTGAAGAACGGAAAACTCGGCGTGAATGGCAGTCGCTGTCGGGGAAGACATTCAGTTTAAAGGCATCGGAAACGCAGTGTCCCGTCGACACGAGAGAGTATCTGCAAAAACAAGCATACGACTTTGTTGTCGTTGCCACACCCCTCGAGTTGTCAGGACTTTCGTTCTTCCGCAGAAACGAACTGGGTGAGTTGGCTAACGTTGACCGTCCTGTTCCGAGGACGTTCCAGGAGATTTTTGTAACATTTGTGGCTGCGGAGGGAATACTGAGCACCAGTCCTTTAAACCCAACAGGGGGACCGACGCTGACGACGTCTCGAGAGAGTCGTCGCCAGTCAACAGGGCGAACTGATTTGTTGCTGTTTGCTTCCTGGTGTGGACATAGTTTGGCAGATGAggggaaagacggaaaaccACACAACCTCATCTGCAAACTGACAACGGGACGGGAACTGACGGATGCAGATCTTTCCCAGCTCTTTCGCGGCGTGCGCAGAAGCCTTCGTCGCAGGTGGCTAGCCTACCCCATTTTGCAGCCTATAATCTCTCCAACAGAGAAAGCCACGAATGACGGGAAAACGGCAAATGTGGAGGAGCCCGCTGAAGTCAGCCCCACGAGTTTTCAGTTGATGGAAAATGTCTTCTACCCCAATGCCTTCGAGGGAGTTTTCTCTTGCATAGAGGGGCAAGCAATGGCCGCGCGGAATGCCGCACACCTCGTGCTGAACGCAGCCACGCTAGCGTATGATGCTCATTCCCTTCTAAATTCTAGTTTGTAA